The Arachis hypogaea cultivar Tifrunner chromosome 16, arahy.Tifrunner.gnm2.J5K5, whole genome shotgun sequence genome contains a region encoding:
- the LOC112759082 gene encoding uncharacterized protein isoform X3, translated as MDPNNAVNANVANPNGDDQQRRMLGSYSAPTADLYGKSIVVPPIAANNFEMKPQLVTLVQQNCQYHGLPHEDPNQFISNFLQICDTMKTNGVNPEVYKLMLFPFALRDGTKLWLDFRPKESLDTWDKVVTEFLTKFFPPKKLTKLRVEVQTFRQKDGETLYEAWERYKLLTRQCPPDMFSKWTQLDIFYEGLGEMSKMCLDNSAGGSLHKKKTPEDTIELIELVASNQYLYSSNRNPVNSETSQKRGVLKMEAVNAILAQNKLMSQQINLLTQQMGGMQVSTINTQNLPQEVSYDMIGPDQSVQPVIHRLNQ; from the exons atggatcctaacaatgctgttaatgccaatgtggcaaatccgaatggggatgatcaacaaaggagaatgcttggctcttactctgctcctactgcagatctttatggaaaaagcattgtggtacctcctatagctgcgaacaactttgagatGAAGCCACAAttagtcaccctggtgcaacaaaactgccagtatcatggtcttccccacgaagacccaaatcaatttatttctaattttctgcagatttgtgatactatgaagacaaatggagtgaacccagaggtgtacaaactcatgctctttccGTTTGCTCTGAGAGATGGaacaaagctatggctagatttccgacccaaggagagtttggatacttgggacaaggttgttactgagtttcttactaaatttttcccaccaaagaagctgactaagcttagggtggaggttcagaccttcaggcagaaggatggtgaaaccctttatgaagcttgggagaggtacaagctactgactaggcaatgccctccggacatgttctccaaatggacccaactagatatcttttatgaaggcttgggtgaaatgtccaagatgtgcttagataattctgcaggtggttcattgcacaagaagaagacaccggaggatactattgagctgattgaattggttgctagcaaccaatatttatactcatctaataggaatcctgtgaactcagAGACTTCTCAGAAGAGAGGTGTGTTGAAAATGGAAGCtgttaatgctattcttgctcagaacaagcttatgtctcagcaaataaatttacttactcagcagatgggtggcatgcaagtctcaactatcaacacccaaaatctacctcaagaggtctcttatgacatgatag gacCGGAtcaatcggttcaaccagtgatccaccggttgaaccaatga
- the LOC112759082 gene encoding uncharacterized protein isoform X1, with the protein MDPNNAVNANVANPNGDDQQRRMLGSYSAPTADLYGKSIVVPPIAANNFEMKPQLVTLVQQNCQYHGLPHEDPNQFISNFLQICDTMKTNGVNPEVYKLMLFPFALRDGTKLWLDFRPKESLDTWDKVVTEFLTKFFPPKKLTKLRVEVQTFRQKDGETLYEAWERYKLLTRQCPPDMFSKWTQLDIFYEGLGEMSKMCLDNSAGGSLHKKKTPEDTIELIELVASNQYLYSSNRNPVNSETSQKRGVLKMEAVNAILAQNKLMSQQINLLTQQMGGMQVSTINTQNLPQEVSYDMIGNFVQNDNYGYAQSSSEQVNYMGSAPRNPNNDPYSQTYNQRCRNHPNFG; encoded by the coding sequence atggatcctaacaatgctgttaatgccaatgtggcaaatccgaatggggatgatcaacaaaggagaatgcttggctcttactctgctcctactgcagatctttatggaaaaagcattgtggtacctcctatagctgcgaacaactttgagatGAAGCCACAAttagtcaccctggtgcaacaaaactgccagtatcatggtcttccccacgaagacccaaatcaatttatttctaattttctgcagatttgtgatactatgaagacaaatggagtgaacccagaggtgtacaaactcatgctctttccGTTTGCTCTGAGAGATGGaacaaagctatggctagatttccgacccaaggagagtttggatacttgggacaaggttgttactgagtttcttactaaatttttcccaccaaagaagctgactaagcttagggtggaggttcagaccttcaggcagaaggatggtgaaaccctttatgaagcttgggagaggtacaagctactgactaggcaatgccctccggacatgttctccaaatggacccaactagatatcttttatgaaggcttgggtgaaatgtccaagatgtgcttagataattctgcaggtggttcattgcacaagaagaagacaccggaggatactattgagctgattgaattggttgctagcaaccaatatttatactcatctaataggaatcctgtgaactcagAGACTTCTCAGAAGAGAGGTGTGTTGAAAATGGAAGCtgttaatgctattcttgctcagaacaagcttatgtctcagcaaataaatttacttactcagcagatgggtggcatgcaagtctcaactatcaacacccaaaatctacctcaagaggtctcttatgacatgataggtaattttgtgcaaaatgataattatggttatgctcaatcctcttctgaacaggttaattacatggggagtgctcctagaaaccccaataatgatccgTATTCTCAGACCTACAATCAGAGGTgtagaaatcacccaaattttgggtag
- the LOC112759082 gene encoding uncharacterized protein isoform X2 encodes MDPNNAVNANVANPNGDDQQRRMLGSYSAPTADLYGKSIVVPPIAANNFEMKPQLVTLVQQNCQYHGLPHEDPNQFISNFLQICDTMKTNGVNPEVYKLMLFPFALRDGTKLWLDFRPKESLDTWDKVVTEFLTKFFPPKKLTKLRVEVQTFRQKDGETLYEAWERYKLLTRQCPPDMFSKWTQLDIFYEGLGEMSKMCLDNSAGGSLHKKKTPEDTIELIELVASNQYLYSSNRNPVNSETSQKRGVLKMEAVNAILAQNKLMSQQINLLTQQMGGMQVSTINTQNLPQEVSYDMIGSIWLDLMELPQKKRRSLCRAGMA; translated from the exons atggatcctaacaatgctgttaatgccaatgtggcaaatccgaatggggatgatcaacaaaggagaatgcttggctcttactctgctcctactgcagatctttatggaaaaagcattgtggtacctcctatagctgcgaacaactttgagatGAAGCCACAAttagtcaccctggtgcaacaaaactgccagtatcatggtcttccccacgaagacccaaatcaatttatttctaattttctgcagatttgtgatactatgaagacaaatggagtgaacccagaggtgtacaaactcatgctctttccGTTTGCTCTGAGAGATGGaacaaagctatggctagatttccgacccaaggagagtttggatacttgggacaaggttgttactgagtttcttactaaatttttcccaccaaagaagctgactaagcttagggtggaggttcagaccttcaggcagaaggatggtgaaaccctttatgaagcttgggagaggtacaagctactgactaggcaatgccctccggacatgttctccaaatggacccaactagatatcttttatgaaggcttgggtgaaatgtccaagatgtgcttagataattctgcaggtggttcattgcacaagaagaagacaccggaggatactattgagctgattgaattggttgctagcaaccaatatttatactcatctaataggaatcctgtgaactcagAGACTTCTCAGAAGAGAGGTGTGTTGAAAATGGAAGCtgttaatgctattcttgctcagaacaagcttatgtctcagcaaataaatttacttactcagcagatgggtggcatgcaagtctcaactatcaacacccaaaatctacctcaagaggtctcttatgacatgatag gtagcatttggttggatttgatggagcttccgcagaaaaagagaagaagtcTATGTcgagcaggaatggcttag